In the Sebastes fasciatus isolate fSebFas1 chromosome 20, fSebFas1.pri, whole genome shotgun sequence genome, one interval contains:
- the tubgcp2 gene encoding gamma-tubulin complex component 2 has translation MSEFRIHHDVNELLSLLHVRGGDGAEGYIDLLQKHRTPYVTTTVSSHSAKVKLAEFSKTPEDFLRKYEELKSKNVRNLDPLVYLLSKLCEDKETLQFLQQNAKERSESLANTTSTTTTSYTLPQTSTKMSMQELDELRKKLGNVTASSNAPLPAEVTRKMLRDKHNKKNPTQPNPVFPNWVYDRPALIGDFVTNPTPSGDPAVAIGTMPLPAQEQALVEDLLFVLVGVDGRDITAQPVLGRQNRSFIVDSTLDMSIKELVNRILPVASYYSTITRFIEEKSSFEYGQVNHALTAAMRTLMKEYLILVTQLEHLQRQGLLSLQKLWFYIQPTMRTMEILASIASSVDKGECAGGSTLSLLHDRTFNFTGDSQAQELCLYLTKAASVPYFEILEKWIYRGIIKDPYSEFMVEEHELQKEKIQEDYNDKYWDQRYTIVQHRIPSFLQKMADKILSTGKYLNVVRECGRDVTCPDAKEVLYTLKERAYVEQIEKAYNYASKVLLAFLMEEKELVSRLRSIKHYFLMDKGDFFVHFMDLTEEELKKPVDDIVPPRLEALLELALRMSTANTDPFKDDLKIDLMPHDVITQLLRVLAIETKQEKAIINADPTDVALSGLEAFSFDYIVKWPLSLIINRKALTRYQMLFRHMFYCKHVERLLCNVWISNKDFKLYSLNCAKWFAAAFALRQRMLNFVQNIQYYMMFEVMEPTWHVMENNLKTASNIDDVLCHHTSFLDNCLKDCMLTNPELLRIFSKLMSVCVMYTNCMQRFTQCMRLERLSLEQGTMDGPPTQSEHAEEAEKKRLNTKLLSEHADTLQSDAGFEATISKFDSNFSMLLLDLLDKLSIYSTNDCEHSMISIIYRLDFNGFYTERLEKMAIERSQKASA, from the exons ATGAGTGAGTTCAGGATCCACCATGATGTGAACGAGCTGCTCAGCCTGCTTCATGTTCGAGGAGGTGATGGAGCAGAGGGCTACATAGACCTGCTGCAGAAACACAGGACTCCCTATGTCACCACCACAGTGTCTTCTCACAGTGCCAAG GTCAAATTAGCAGAATTCTCCAAAACCCCCGAGGACTTCTTGAGGAAGTACGAGGAGCTCAAGTCCAAAAATGTTCGAAACCTCGACCCTCTGGTTTACCTGCTCTCCAAACTCTGTGAGGATAAAGAG ACGCTCCAGTTTCTGCAGCAGAACGCCAAAGAGAGGTCAGAGTCATTGGCGAACACGACGTCAACCACAACGACCAGTTACACTCTGCCTCAGACCAGCACCAAGATGTCCATGCAGGAACTGGATGAGCTGCGAAAGAAGCTCGGCAACGTGACGGCCAGCTCCAACGCTCCTCTG CCTGCTGAAGTCACACGGAAGATGCTGAGAGACAAACACAACAAGAAGAACCCCACACAGCCCAACCCCGTGTTTCCTAACTGGGTGTACGACCGTCCCGCTCTCATCGGAGACTTCGTCACCAACCCCACCCCTTCAGGAGATCCAGCTGTGGCCATTG GTACGATGCCCCTGCCCGCTCAGGAACAAGCTCTGGTGGAGGATCTGCTGTTTGTCCTGGTTGGAGTTGACGGGCGAGACATCACAGCTCAGCCGGTACTGGGGAGGCAGAACCGCTCCTTCATTGTCGACTCAACGCTGGACATGTCTATCAAAGAGCTGGTTAACAGAATATTACCAGTCGCGTCGTATTACTCCACGATAACACG CTTCATCGAGGAGAAGTCGTCCTTTGAGTACGGCCAGGTGAACCACGCGCTGACGGCGGCGATGAGGACCCTGATGAAGGAGTACCTGATCCTTGTCACTCAGCTGGAGCACCTGCAGCGGCAGGGCCTGCTGTCCCTGCAGAAGCTCTGGTTCTACATCCAGCCCACCATGAGGACCATGGAGATACTGGCCTCTATTG CGTCCTCGGTGGACAAAGGAGAGTGTGCGGGTGGGTCGACACTGAGTCTCCTTCACGATCGAACCTTCAACTTCACCGGCGACAGCCAGGCTCAGGAGCTGTGTCTCTACCTCACCAAAGCAGCCAGCGTCCCTTACTTTGAAATACTGGAGAAGTGGATCTACAGAGGCATCATCAAGGATCCGTACAG TGAGTTCATGGTGGAAGAGCACGAGCTGCAGAAAGAGAAGATTCAGGAGGACTACAATGATAAGTACTGGGATCAGAGATACACCATCGTACAGCACCGGATTCCCTCCTTTCTGCAGAAAATGGCAGACAAAATATTAAGcacag GGAAATACCTGAATGTGGTGCGAGAGTGCGGCCGCGATGTGACGTGTCCTGATGCTAAGGAGGTCCTGTACACCCTGAAGGAGAGGGCGTATGTGGAGCAGATAGAGAAAGCTTACAACTACGCCAGCAAGGTCCTGCTGGCCTTCCTCatggaggagaaggagctggTTTCACGTCTGAG ATCCATCAAGCACTACTTTTTGATGGACAAAGGAGATTTCTTTGTGCACTTCATGGACCTGacggaggaggagctgaagaagcCCGTGGACGACATTGTTCCTCCCCGACTGGAGGCGCTGCTGGAGCTGGCTCTGAGGATGAGCACGGCCAACACTGACCCCTTCAAAGACGACCTCAAG ATTGACTTAATGCCTCATGACGTCATCACTCAGCTGCTGCGGGTGCTGGCCATCGAGACCAAGCAGGAGAAGGCCATCATCAACGCAGACCCGACAGACGTGGCCCTCAGCGGGCTGGAGGCCTTCTCCTTCGACTACATCGTCAAGTGGCCGCTCTCGCTCATCATCAACAG GAAAGCCCTGACGAGGTACCAGATGTTGTTCAGACACATGTTTTACTGCAAACATGTGGAGAGGCTGCTGTGCAACGTGTGGATCAGCAACAAGGATTTCAAGCTGTACTCTTTAAATTGTGCCAAATG GTTTGCTGCTGCGTTCGCCCTGCGACAGCGCATGCTCAACTTTGTGCAGAACATCCAGTACTACATGATGTTTGAGGTGATGGAGCCCACCTGGCACGTCATGGAGAACAACCTGAAAACG gcGTCAAACATCGACGACGTGCTCTGCCATCACACCAGCTTCCTGGACAACTGCCTGAAGGACTGCATGCTGACCAACCCCGAGCTCCTCAGGATCTTCTCCAAACTCATGTCCGTCTGCGTCATGTACACAAACTGCATGCAG CGGTTCACTCAGTGTATGAGGTTAGAGCGCCTCTCTCTGGAGCAAGGCACCATGGACGGGCCTCCCACTCAGAGCGAACACGCTGAGgaggcagagaagaagaggCTGAACACAAAG TTATTATCGGAGCACGCGGACACCCTCCAGTCAGACGCAGGCTTTGAAGCCACTATCAGCAAGTTCGACAGCAACTTCagcatgctgctgctggaccTGCTGGACAAGCTGAGCATCTACAGCACCAACGACTGTGAGCACAGCATGATCAGCATCATCTACAG GCTGGATTTCAATGGATTCTACACGGAGCGTCTGGAGAAGATGGCCATAGAGCGCAGTCAGAAAGCATCAGCGTAG
- the adam8b gene encoding zinc metalloproteinase-disintegrin-like MTP4 — translation MGDSRWRVNGKMSGGDRAERIMMGVNMVSLWLTLVCVVQTSGMLAHVDRYEVVRPQRLQGRHQRSLQDNQLYPDTVQYELTIEGRNHTIHLEKNRNLIGRGYTETHYSEDGKRVTVSPNEEHCYYHGHIEGMKDSSVSVGICSGISGFVRAQQQVYLIEPLGQSEDGGHAVYRQEHQKISSSSSSNNTTLIYDREQDEDQDQGPGLSGLFKSRSWKTPFLGPQRFVELFVVVDYTEYMRYGSQTRSRILGVINHVDQMYRPLNIRIMLVGLEIWTNRDHIDVDRNPETTLDSFLLWRQADLLPRTKHDNAQLVTGKDFEGDTVGLANKFAMCTGNSGGVNQDHNDSPRGLASTIAHEMGHNFGMSHDSIRCRCGPSLSLDSCLMTSQLRTASQGFPEFFSRCSFEQLADYMERAQPTCLFRPSSSKIITLGPSCGNAMLDPGEECDCGTAKECKNPCCDASTCRLTEGSQCAHGQCCDNCQPKLAGSVCRKLAGDCDLPEYCTGASGDCPEDSFEMNGKSCYKKAQGYCYNGQCPTHQQHCWRLFGPGARVASDFCFNLNRRGLEGANCGVSQSGYTPCTAENVKCGAMFCEAGGVSITGRRAAYTLFNIECKLAVDEDKTRNIDRVPNGTGCGLNRVCLDYRCVDMAVYGKREDCAKKCNNNGVCNHKRECHCNPGWAPPYCDIKYANLSQGQSGIIAGVCAALFILLVIIAVTAGLMCCKKGNRYNCISKSKEHSAPCQLNPMFQELTVQERPQISQPTFMQSTATQACAPLIVPVSPSRAAPQPPKKLPSVSPTSQTEPTKPLPPSKPLPPLSKAQFKAAKLSPPPVPPVKPSPPSPPPPTAKPRPHRLT, via the exons ATGGGTGATTCACGGTGGAGGGTTAACGGTAAGATGAGCGGCGGTGACCGAGCAGAGCGCATCATGATGGGAGTGAACATGGTCTCACTGTGGCTGACTTTAG TTTGTGTGGTGCAGACCTCTGGGATGTTGGCTCACGTGGACAGATACGAGGTGGTCCGACCTCAGAGACTtcaggggagacaccagagaAGCTTGCAGGACAACCAG CTTTATCCTGATACGGTTCAGTACGAGTTGACCATTGAAGGGAGGAACCACACAATTCATCTGGAAAAAAACAG GAATCTTATTGGGAGAGGCTACACTGAAACACACTATTCAGAAGATGGAAAACGGGTGACAGTATCACCAAATGAG GAGCACTGCTACTATCACGGTCATATTGAAGGCATGAAGGACTCTTCAGTCAGCGTTGGGATTTGTTCGGGCATTAG TGGCTTTGTGAGAGCCCAGCAGCAGGTTTACCTGATCGAGCCTCTGGGACAGTCTGAGGACGGCGGTCATGCAGTttacagacaggagcaccagaagatcagcagcagctcctcctccaacaACACCACCTTAATTTACGACCGGGAACAGGACGAGGACCAGGACCAAGGCCCTGGGCTCTCTGGCCTCTTCAAGTCCAGATCATGG aaAACGCCCTTCTTAGGTCCACAGAGGTTTGTCGAGCTGTTTGTGGTGGTGGACTACACTGAG taTATGCGATATGGAAGCCAGACTAGATCCCGTATTCTTGGAGTTATTAATCACGTTGACCAG ATGTATCGACCTCTGAACATCCGCATCATGCTGGTGGGCTTGGAGATTTGGACGAATAGAGACCACATTGACGTTGACAGGAATCCGGAGACTACCCTGGACAGTTTCCTCCTGTGGCGGCAGGCCGACCTTCTGCCGAGGACGAAGCACGACAACGCCCAGCTTGTGAC TGGCAAAGATTTTGAAGGAGATACAGTCGGACTGGCAAATAAGTTTGCCATGTGTACTGGAAACTCAGGTGGAGTCAATCAG GATCACAATGATAGCCCAAGAGGCCTCGCCTCCACCATCGCTCATGAGATGGGACATAATTTCGGCATGTCCCATGATAGCATACGTTGTAGGTGCGGTCCATCTCTCAGCCTTGACAGCTGTCTGATGACAAGCCAGCTCAG GACAGCAAGTCAAGGGTTCCCGGAGTTTTTCAGCAGGTGCAGCTTTGAGCAGCTCGCTGATTACATGGAGCGAGCTCAGCCCACCTGCTTGTTCAGGCCCAGCTCCAGTAAGATCATCACTCTGGGCCCGAGCTGCGGCAACGCCATGCTGGACCCCGGAGAGGAGTGCGACTGTGGCACAGCGAAG gaATGCAAAAACCCTTGTTGCGATGCCTCGACTTGTCGCCTGACTGAAGGATCCCAGTGTGCTCACGGACAATGCTGTGACAACTGCCAG CCTAAACTGGCTGGAAGTGTGTGCAGGAAGTTGGCCGGCGACTGCGACCTGCCTGAATACTGCACCGGAGCATCGGGGGACTGTCCCGAAGATAGCTTTGAGATGAACGGCAAGTCGTGCTACAAGAAGGCGCAGGGCTACTGCTACAACGGACAATGCCCCACACATCAGCAGCACTGCTGGAGGCTGTTTGGACCAG GGGCCAGAGTCGcatcagacttttgttttaacCTGAACCGACGGGGCCTAGAAGGTGCTAACTGTGGAGTGAGCCAGTCCGGCTACACCCCGTGCACTGCAGA GAATGTGAAGTGTGGAGCCATGTTTTGCGAAGCAGGCGGCGTGTCCATCACAGGTAGAAGGGCAGCCTACACCTTGTTCAACATCGAATGTAAACTAGCCGTGGATGAAGACAAGACCAGAAACATCGACAGGGTGCCAAATGGAACCGGATGTGGACTGAATAGG GTTTGCCTTGACTACAGATGTGTGGATATGGCAGTTTATGGGAAAAGGGAGGATTGCGCAAAGAAATGCAACAACAATGGG GTGTGTAATCACAAGAGAGAGTGCCACTGTAATCCCGGCTGGGCCCCACCTTACTGCGACATCAAGTATGCAAATTTATCTCAAG GTCAGAGCGGGATAATAGCTGGTGTGTGTGCAGCGCTCTTCATCCTGCTGGTGATCATCGCGGTGACTGCCGGCCTCATGTGCTGTAAAAAGGGCAACAGGTACAACTGCATCTCCAAAAG TAAAGAGCATTCAGCTCCATGCCAGCTGAACCCGATGTTTCAGGAGTTGACTGTTCAAGAGAGACCTCAGATCAGTCAGCCCACGTTCATGCAGTCGACAGCAACACAAGCCTGCGCTCCTCTGATTGTTCCTGTGAGTCCCAGCAGAGCCGCTCCACAG CCACCAAAGAAACTGCCTTCAGTGTCGCCTACCTCACAGACTGAGCCG ACGAAACCTCTACCTCCATCTAAACCTCTACCTCCTCTGAGTAAAGCACAG tTTAAGGCAGCCAAACTGAGTCCTCCTCCTGTACCTCCAGTCAAGCCCagccctccttctcctcctcctcccacagcGAAGCCACGACCTCACAGACTCACATGA